One window from the genome of Trichocoleus desertorum ATA4-8-CV12 encodes:
- the glcD gene encoding glycolate oxidase subunit GlcD — protein sequence MITRDKTQDWSAVIKQFETVVGKKGVVRRPEELLVYECDGLTSYRQRPAVVVLPRTTEEVAAVVKICDRQQLPFVTRGAGTGLSGGALPTENCVLIVTALMRKILQVDLPNQRIVVQPGVINSWVTQAVSGAGFYYAPDPSSQVVCSIGGNVAENSGGVHCLKYGVTTNHVLGLKLVLPDGSIVEVGGEVAETPGYDLTGLFVGSEGTLGIATEVTLRILKQPEAVRVLLADFTNVEAAGAAVSDIISAGIIPGGMEIMDNLSINAVEDVVATGCYPRDAAAVLLVEVDGVEVEAAASSQRVEAICRHNGARSVTIATDPEQRLKLWKGRKAAFAAAGKLSPDYYVQDGVIPRTKLPFVLQEIEALGQKYGYKVANVFHAGDGNLHPLILYDNSIPGELERVEELGGDILKLCVEVGGSISGEHGVGADKRCYMPKMFTPTDLETMIWVREVFDPQRIANPDKIFPTPRTCGEAARIDTSKQFSGIDLF from the coding sequence ATGATCACCCGTGACAAAACTCAGGACTGGTCAGCGGTGATCAAACAATTTGAAACCGTAGTGGGCAAAAAGGGGGTCGTCCGTAGACCGGAAGAATTGTTGGTTTACGAGTGTGATGGCCTAACGAGCTATCGACAACGTCCGGCTGTGGTAGTTTTGCCTCGGACTACAGAAGAAGTGGCAGCGGTAGTGAAGATTTGCGATCGCCAGCAGCTACCTTTTGTCACCAGAGGCGCAGGCACAGGGTTGTCCGGTGGGGCTTTACCGACCGAGAACTGTGTTCTGATCGTCACGGCTTTGATGCGAAAGATTTTGCAAGTGGATTTACCCAATCAACGCATTGTGGTGCAGCCCGGAGTCATCAATAGCTGGGTTACGCAAGCCGTGAGCGGTGCAGGCTTTTATTACGCCCCTGACCCCTCCAGCCAAGTTGTGTGTTCTATCGGTGGCAATGTCGCGGAGAACTCTGGCGGAGTTCATTGCCTCAAATATGGCGTCACGACCAATCATGTTCTCGGTCTCAAGCTAGTTTTGCCCGACGGCTCGATCGTGGAAGTGGGTGGAGAGGTGGCTGAGACACCAGGCTATGACTTGACGGGGCTGTTTGTCGGCTCCGAAGGCACCTTAGGGATTGCCACAGAAGTCACATTGAGAATTCTGAAACAACCAGAAGCCGTCCGAGTTTTGTTGGCAGACTTTACCAATGTAGAGGCAGCGGGTGCAGCCGTTTCGGACATCATTAGTGCTGGCATTATCCCCGGTGGCATGGAGATCATGGACAACCTCAGCATCAATGCGGTGGAGGATGTGGTGGCCACGGGCTGCTACCCCCGCGATGCGGCGGCTGTACTTTTAGTCGAAGTGGATGGGGTAGAAGTTGAAGCGGCGGCGAGTAGCCAGCGTGTGGAAGCGATCTGTCGCCACAATGGAGCCCGCAGCGTCACGATCGCCACTGACCCAGAACAACGCTTGAAATTGTGGAAAGGTCGTAAAGCCGCCTTTGCAGCAGCAGGCAAGCTTAGCCCAGACTATTATGTTCAGGACGGTGTGATTCCCCGCACCAAACTGCCTTTCGTTTTGCAAGAAATTGAAGCCCTTGGTCAGAAATATGGGTACAAAGTTGCCAATGTTTTCCATGCTGGGGATGGGAATTTGCACCCTTTGATTCTCTACGACAACTCCATCCCTGGCGAGTTGGAGCGGGTAGAAGAATTAGGCGGTGATATTCTCAAGCTCTGTGTGGAAGTCGGTGGCAGCATTTCTGGGGAGCATGGTGTTGGGGCGGATAAACGCTGTTATATGCCTAAGATGTTTACGCCTACGGATCTAGAAACGATGATCTGGGTCCGTGAAGTGTTTGATCCCCAGCGCATCGCCAACCCTGACAAGATTTTTCCGACCCCTCGTACCTGTGGAGAAGCAGCCCGAATCGACACTAGCAAACAGTTTTCAGGAATTGATCTGTTCTAA
- a CDS encoding response regulator, producing the protein MPKILVIDDEQPFREALVELLEVEGFQVIGAENGQRGVQLAQEHLPDLVLCDVQMPDLDGYSVLRSLRQNSYTATLPFIFLTAKGDKSDLRQGMELGADDYLTKPCTAMQLLNAIATRLSKQDVLKQQAQTQLDDLRHNITVALPHELHTPLNGILGLSQVLIEEHQVIERGDILEIAKDIYVSAERLYQLTQKFLLYAELELIASNPARIQNLQKEVFSGTQAAIASVARQVAEQVERQSDLQLELEDLPVRMAESRLKRIVEELVDNACKFSPAGTPIRLTTTQSQQSFIFSVSDQGRGITPEAIANLGGYMQFERKIYEQQGAGLGLAIAKRLVELHQGELAIESIPGQQTTVRVVLPLEQINS; encoded by the coding sequence ATGCCCAAGATTTTAGTCATTGACGATGAACAGCCATTTCGCGAGGCGCTAGTGGAACTTTTAGAGGTAGAAGGTTTCCAAGTTATTGGCGCAGAGAATGGGCAAAGGGGAGTGCAACTGGCTCAAGAACATTTGCCCGATTTAGTACTTTGCGATGTTCAAATGCCTGATTTAGATGGCTACAGCGTTTTGCGATCGCTGCGACAAAACAGCTACACTGCCACCCTACCTTTTATTTTCTTGACCGCTAAAGGAGACAAGAGCGACCTGCGTCAAGGCATGGAATTGGGGGCAGATGATTACCTGACCAAACCTTGTACAGCAATGCAGTTGCTCAATGCGATCGCAACTCGACTCAGCAAACAAGATGTCTTGAAGCAACAAGCCCAGACTCAGCTTGATGACCTGCGGCATAACATCACCGTAGCCTTACCCCACGAACTTCACACGCCCTTAAATGGGATCTTGGGCCTTTCGCAAGTGCTGATCGAGGAACATCAAGTGATTGAACGAGGAGACATCTTAGAAATTGCTAAGGACATTTATGTCTCTGCGGAGCGTCTGTATCAACTCACCCAAAAGTTCTTGCTGTATGCCGAGCTAGAACTCATTGCCAGCAACCCAGCCCGAATCCAGAACTTGCAAAAAGAGGTTTTTAGCGGCACTCAGGCAGCGATCGCGAGTGTGGCGCGGCAAGTTGCAGAGCAGGTAGAGCGGCAAAGCGACCTCCAGTTAGAGCTAGAAGATCTGCCCGTACGAATGGCAGAAAGTAGACTGAAAAGAATTGTGGAAGAATTGGTAGACAACGCTTGCAAATTTTCTCCTGCTGGAACCCCAATCCGCCTGACTACTACTCAGAGCCAGCAATCCTTTATATTCAGTGTGAGCGATCAAGGTCGTGGGATCACGCCTGAGGCGATCGCTAACTTGGGCGGCTATATGCAGTTTGAGCGCAAGATCTACGAGCAGCAAGGAGCAGGCTTGGGTCTAGCGATCGCCAAACGCTTAGTTGAGTTACACCAAGGCGAATTAGCGATCGAAAGTATCCCAGGCCAGCAGACTACGGTTCGGGTAGTTTTACCCTTAGAACAGATCAATTCCTGA
- a CDS encoding response regulator yields MLIVEDEKIIAFDIKKSLEDSGYIVPAIASSGEQVIEKIPEVKPDLVLMDIILKGDLDGVEAAEIIRDRFDIPVVYLTAHADETTLKRAKISDPFGYILKPFEDRELITTIEIALSRHRAESAVRKALQKEKEIGEIRARFISVVSHEFRNPLSTILFSAELLEKYEAKLSDEKRLTYLQRIQAAVKRMSQLLDNVLAIGATDAGRLICHPTPLDLNQFCLELIEDLKFSLGTEHQIIFKHHAFSEIEELEANLPCLDANLLQHILANLLSNALKYSPPKNSINFDLSYQPREAPKAVVLQIQDRGIGIPVDDQAQLFSPFHRGTNVSNIAGTGLGLSIVKQCVESHSGTIQVISELGVGTTFRVTIPLNHTPSYPSSPYAQDFSH; encoded by the coding sequence ATTTTGATTGTTGAAGATGAAAAAATAATTGCCTTTGATATAAAAAAAAGCCTAGAAGACTCAGGTTACATTGTGCCTGCGATCGCTAGTTCCGGTGAGCAAGTCATAGAAAAAATCCCTGAGGTCAAGCCTGACTTAGTACTCATGGATATTATTCTCAAGGGTGATTTAGATGGAGTTGAAGCAGCAGAGATTATTCGCGATCGCTTTGACATACCAGTGGTTTACTTAACCGCTCATGCCGACGAAACCACCCTCAAAAGAGCGAAGATTTCAGATCCCTTTGGCTACATTCTGAAACCCTTTGAAGACCGAGAACTGATTACGACTATCGAAATTGCTTTGTCTCGTCATCGAGCAGAGTCAGCAGTTCGTAAGGCTTTGCAAAAAGAAAAAGAAATCGGTGAAATCAGAGCTCGCTTTATTTCCGTGGTTTCTCATGAATTTCGTAATCCCTTAAGCACCATTTTGTTTTCCGCAGAGCTATTAGAAAAATATGAAGCCAAACTCAGTGACGAGAAAAGGCTGACCTATCTACAACGCATTCAAGCTGCTGTAAAACGCATGAGTCAGTTGTTAGATAATGTCTTGGCAATTGGGGCGACAGATGCGGGAAGACTTATCTGTCATCCAACTCCTTTAGATCTCAATCAATTTTGTCTTGAGTTAATTGAAGACCTAAAGTTTAGCTTAGGGACTGAGCATCAAATTATTTTTAAGCATCATGCTTTCTCAGAAATAGAAGAGTTAGAGGCTAATCTGCCCTGTTTAGATGCTAATCTACTCCAGCATATTTTAGCTAACTTGCTTTCAAACGCCCTGAAATATTCCCCCCCGAAAAATAGCATCAATTTCGACCTATCCTATCAACCCCGCGAAGCACCCAAGGCGGTTGTTTTACAAATTCAAGATCGTGGCATTGGTATTCCGGTTGACGATCAAGCTCAACTCTTCAGCCCGTTTCATCGAGGTACCAATGTGAGCAATATAGCTGGCACTGGACTGGGATTATCTATTGTCAAACAATGTGTTGAATCCCACAGTGGCACCATTCAAGTTATCAGCGAATTGGGTGTTGGCACCACATTTAGAGTCACTATTCCGTTGAATCATACCCCCAGTTATCCATCCTCCCCCTATGCCCAAGATTTTAGTCATTGA
- a CDS encoding PAS domain-containing protein yields the protein MMQLNNPIHSINPLERVVDRYPLVVALHTPILEVAQQMGSDRLLSPTATPEPCALVMEKNCLVGLITAQQIIRLMATEVNLQGLSAAAVMSELPITLNQADLANWKTVGSLLQQQSPYLAITDEQDQIVGIATTERLCLALLTCLHADQSLEQEWVATTGHSRQRRSPSTKNQPQQIAAALQIARVELENQFEERTAALRHASDELIAEIVHHRRTEVQLSRRTFELKTIFQAFPDLYFQIDGDGTILDYHANDHDGLYVPPEEFLCQKMRDILPASVAQKVQTAIDQVVATGTLVAVEYSLLLQNGNRHFEARILPFLDQKMLVIVRDISDRVRAEAALRKSEATTRAFLEAIPDLMIRMNRAGDYLDFLPAKDFKTIAPHPDVLGGNIHEIMPPAIAQERMLYVERALQTGITQVYEFELNLEGEIRTEEARIAVSGEDEVLVIVRDITNRKQAELALKAQKEFLRQVIDTVPNLIFVKDWQGRFTLVNQTLADMYGTTVEDLLGKTDADFNPNLIEVEQFLQADREVILCMQDKVIPEETVTDAKGQSFCFQTIKKPLLSPDGKAYQVLGVATDITARKQAEADLQALNEALELKVEKRTNALQILNEQLLTEIAERQRAENQIKTSLREKEVLLKEIHHRVKNNLQVISSLLKLQAGYIKEHHVLEILKESQNRVRAMALLHEKLYQSEDLAKVNFTEYVHSLVANLFRSYGIKSQTITAKINIEDVLFDIDAVIPCGLIINELVSNSLKYAFPGNQKGEVCVELLLTQTGECQIVVSDNGLGLPEELDFQNTKSLGLQLVCMLIEQLEGKIELDNSCGTTFKITVHPIK from the coding sequence ATGATGCAACTGAACAATCCAATCCACTCCATCAATCCTCTAGAGCGGGTGGTCGATCGCTATCCCTTAGTAGTCGCGCTGCATACTCCGATCTTGGAGGTGGCTCAGCAGATGGGGAGCGATCGCCTGCTGTCTCCTACCGCCACACCTGAGCCTTGTGCGCTAGTCATGGAGAAAAATTGTTTAGTCGGGCTGATCACTGCTCAGCAAATTATTCGGTTAATGGCGACTGAGGTAAATCTGCAAGGACTCTCCGCAGCCGCAGTCATGAGCGAGCTACCGATCACCCTGAACCAAGCAGACTTGGCAAATTGGAAAACTGTTGGGTCTCTTTTGCAACAACAGTCCCCTTATTTAGCCATTACAGATGAGCAAGATCAAATCGTAGGAATTGCTACGACAGAGCGTCTCTGTTTAGCACTGCTCACCTGTTTGCATGCAGACCAATCGCTAGAACAGGAGTGGGTCGCAACGACAGGACACTCAAGGCAACGGCGATCGCCCTCCACCAAAAACCAGCCTCAGCAGATAGCAGCAGCCCTACAGATTGCGAGGGTCGAGCTAGAAAATCAATTTGAAGAACGAACCGCAGCCCTGAGACACGCCAGTGATGAACTGATTGCTGAAATTGTCCATCATCGCCGTACCGAAGTTCAGCTGTCTCGCCGGACTTTCGAGCTAAAAACAATTTTTCAAGCATTTCCCGATCTGTACTTTCAAATCGATGGCGATGGCACCATCTTGGACTACCACGCAAATGACCATGACGGCTTGTATGTGCCACCAGAAGAATTCCTCTGCCAAAAAATGCGAGATATTCTGCCTGCTTCTGTCGCACAGAAAGTTCAAACTGCCATCGATCAGGTGGTAGCGACTGGCACCTTGGTTGCGGTCGAATATTCTCTACTACTACAAAACGGCAATAGACATTTCGAGGCTAGAATTCTGCCATTTCTCGATCAAAAAATGCTGGTGATTGTCCGCGATATCAGCGATCGCGTCCGTGCAGAAGCCGCCTTACGAAAAAGTGAAGCCACAACAAGAGCCTTCCTAGAAGCAATCCCAGACTTGATGATTCGCATGAATCGCGCTGGAGATTACCTAGACTTCCTACCTGCTAAAGATTTCAAAACGATCGCGCCTCATCCAGACGTGTTGGGTGGAAACATTCATGAAATCATGCCTCCAGCGATCGCTCAGGAACGGATGTTGTACGTTGAGCGAGCTTTGCAAACCGGGATTACACAAGTTTACGAATTCGAGTTGAACTTAGAGGGAGAAATTCGTACAGAAGAAGCTCGAATTGCGGTCAGCGGTGAGGATGAGGTCTTGGTGATTGTGCGAGACATTACCAATCGCAAGCAAGCAGAACTTGCCCTAAAAGCGCAAAAAGAATTTCTCCGCCAGGTCATTGATACAGTTCCCAACCTGATCTTTGTAAAAGACTGGCAAGGCAGATTTACATTGGTCAACCAAACACTGGCCGATATGTATGGAACAACCGTAGAAGATTTGCTGGGCAAAACCGATGCGGACTTTAACCCCAACCTCATAGAGGTAGAGCAATTTCTGCAAGCTGATCGAGAAGTAATTCTTTGCATGCAAGATAAAGTCATCCCTGAAGAAACAGTAACCGACGCTAAGGGACAATCTTTTTGCTTTCAAACAATTAAGAAACCCCTTCTATCCCCAGATGGCAAAGCTTACCAAGTATTAGGGGTCGCAACAGATATCACAGCCCGTAAGCAAGCAGAAGCAGATTTGCAAGCACTCAACGAAGCTTTGGAACTAAAAGTTGAGAAACGAACTAATGCTTTGCAGATTCTAAATGAACAACTCTTGACTGAAATTGCTGAGCGTCAGCGAGCAGAAAATCAGATCAAGACATCTCTGCGAGAAAAAGAAGTCTTGCTCAAAGAAATTCATCACCGAGTGAAGAATAATCTACAAGTTATTTCTAGTCTTCTAAAGTTACAAGCTGGCTATATTAAAGAGCATCATGTCTTAGAGATTCTTAAAGAGAGCCAAAATCGAGTTAGAGCGATGGCATTATTACACGAAAAGCTCTATCAATCCGAGGATCTAGCCAAAGTTAACTTCACTGAATATGTTCATAGTTTAGTAGCCAATCTATTTCGGTCTTATGGCATAAAATCGCAGACCATTACAGCAAAAATTAATATTGAAGATGTTTTATTTGATATTGATGCAGTTATTCCTTGCGGCCTCATCATTAATGAATTAGTTTCTAATTCTTTGAAGTACGCATTCCCCGGAAACCAGAAGGGTGAGGTTTGTGTGGAGCTATTGCTGACTCAGACAGGAGAATGCCAGATAGTGGTCAGCGACAATGGACTAGGCTTACCTGAGGAATTAGATTTTCAGAACACAAAATCTTTGGGCTTGCAGCTAGTCTGTATGTTAATTGAACAGCTAGAGGGAAAAATCGAACTTGATAATAGCTGTGGCACAACTTTCAAGATCACTGTACATCCAATAAAATAA
- a CDS encoding FAD-binding oxidoreductase: MAAIPASDANAPNTNAPVEELTSIVGAENIRSYGELSAQWQQAIAQAVTPGTRISGVIYPGTQAELAEVVRRANEHQWGILPCGNGSKLHWGGLGSEINWVVSTQRLNRLIEHAVGDLTVTAEAGMKWVDLQTCLAKAGQFLAIDPAYPETATLGGIVATSDAGSLRQRYGGVRDMLLGLSLIRADGATAKAGGRVVKNVAGYDLMKLMTGSYGTLGILSQVTFRLYPLQVGSQTVVLTGQAEAIAQATQTLLHSALTPTALDVLSTSTVTSLQMGKGMGLVIRFQSMASSVQVQADRVLALGETLGLASHLYADTDEKQLWQQLGAPTLDTSEPIICKIGIRPAEAIAALVETEVMTSQTAPGLIHASSGLGKLYLDSQATSAAILLELRALYQAKGGFLSVLQAPITVKQEFEVWGYAGSGLDLMRRLKHQFDPKNLLSPHRFVGGI; this comes from the coding sequence ATGGCAGCAATTCCTGCGAGTGATGCAAATGCACCTAATACGAACGCTCCGGTCGAGGAACTAACTTCTATCGTAGGAGCAGAAAACATCCGCTCTTATGGAGAATTGTCTGCACAATGGCAGCAAGCGATCGCTCAAGCAGTGACTCCCGGAACGCGGATTAGCGGTGTCATTTATCCGGGCACGCAAGCAGAATTGGCTGAAGTGGTGCGTCGAGCTAATGAGCACCAATGGGGCATTTTGCCTTGTGGCAACGGAAGCAAGTTGCATTGGGGAGGTTTGGGCTCAGAAATTAACTGGGTGGTCAGTACTCAGCGGCTCAATCGGCTGATCGAGCATGCCGTGGGAGATCTAACCGTTACTGCGGAAGCGGGCATGAAGTGGGTTGACTTGCAAACCTGCTTAGCCAAAGCAGGCCAATTCCTTGCTATTGATCCTGCCTATCCTGAAACGGCGACCCTTGGCGGCATTGTGGCGACCAGTGATGCTGGGTCATTACGGCAGCGCTATGGGGGTGTGCGGGATATGCTGTTGGGTCTATCTCTGATCCGAGCGGATGGAGCCACGGCTAAAGCAGGGGGTCGAGTGGTGAAAAATGTGGCGGGGTACGACCTGATGAAGCTGATGACAGGTTCCTACGGCACTTTGGGCATTTTGTCTCAGGTGACATTTCGCCTGTATCCCTTGCAGGTAGGGTCTCAAACGGTGGTTTTGACTGGACAGGCAGAGGCGATCGCGCAAGCCACCCAAACCCTCCTCCATTCCGCCTTAACTCCTACCGCTCTAGATGTTCTCTCAACCTCGACCGTCACTAGTCTGCAAATGGGCAAAGGCATGGGCTTAGTCATTCGGTTTCAAAGCATGGCAAGCAGTGTTCAAGTCCAAGCAGATCGGGTACTAGCACTGGGGGAAACGTTGGGCTTAGCCAGTCACTTATATGCCGATACTGACGAAAAACAGCTTTGGCAACAGTTGGGGGCACCGACGCTAGACACCTCAGAACCGATTATTTGCAAAATTGGCATCAGACCTGCTGAGGCGATCGCAGCTTTGGTCGAAACTGAGGTTATGACTTCCCAGACCGCCCCAGGGCTGATTCATGCCAGCAGCGGCCTGGGCAAGTTATACCTGGATAGCCAAGCCACTTCTGCCGCTATCCTTCTGGAACTTCGGGCCTTGTATCAAGCCAAGGGTGGTTTCCTTTCAGTGCTGCAAGCCCCGATCACCGTCAAGCAGGAGTTTGAGGTTTGGGGCTACGCTGGTAGTGGACTCGATCTCATGCGACGGCTAAAACATCAATTTGACCCGAAAAATCTATTGAGTCCCCATCGTTTTGTTGGCGGTATTTAG
- a CDS encoding (Fe-S)-binding protein, whose protein sequence is MQTSDPASHPNPSSSHPVTQQRPATLADFQGFDDHHPPDPKLIDACVHCGFCLTTCPSYRVLGTEMDSPRGRIYLMDALEKGKAPLSEASVQHFDTCLGCLACTTACPSGVQYDKLIAATRPQIERNYSRSLPDRLLRRLIFSLFPYPERLRLLLGPLGLYQKSGLQKLVRSLGWLKQISPQLAAMESLLPQVSLKSFQNSIPTLIPAQGQQRYRVGMILGCVQRLFFPDVNEATVRVLTANGCEVVVPSTQGCCSALPAHQGQEQQAQAIARQMIDSFEGTDVDFIIINAAGCGHTLKEYGHILQDDPLYREKAKAFASKVRDVQEFLVNVGLTAPLSPLQEQPLTLVYHDACHLLHGQKISVPPRQLLQQIPGVQLREPIDGALCCGSAGVYNMLQPEIADELGQQKARNLLDTGAQLVASSNPGCSLQIKKHMPDAGKHLAIMHPIELLDYSIRGVQL, encoded by the coding sequence ATGCAAACTTCCGATCCTGCTTCCCATCCCAACCCTTCATCTAGCCACCCAGTTACTCAGCAAAGACCCGCGACTCTAGCCGACTTTCAGGGCTTTGATGATCATCACCCGCCTGATCCCAAACTGATTGATGCTTGTGTGCATTGTGGTTTCTGCCTGACAACCTGCCCTAGTTATCGAGTCCTAGGTACAGAGATGGACTCACCTAGAGGCCGTATCTATTTAATGGATGCGCTTGAGAAGGGCAAGGCTCCTTTGTCTGAAGCATCGGTGCAGCACTTTGATACTTGCTTAGGTTGTCTTGCCTGCACTACCGCCTGCCCCTCCGGGGTGCAGTACGACAAATTGATTGCAGCAACGCGACCTCAAATTGAGCGCAATTATTCGCGATCGCTACCCGACCGATTACTGCGGCGCTTAATTTTTTCGTTGTTTCCTTATCCAGAGCGTCTGCGCTTACTTCTCGGCCCCTTAGGACTCTACCAAAAATCTGGGCTTCAGAAACTCGTACGTTCCTTGGGCTGGCTAAAACAAATCTCGCCTCAACTAGCGGCAATGGAATCCCTGCTGCCCCAAGTTTCCCTCAAGTCATTTCAAAACTCGATCCCAACTTTGATTCCCGCTCAAGGCCAGCAGCGCTACCGAGTCGGAATGATTCTCGGCTGCGTCCAGCGCTTGTTCTTCCCCGATGTCAACGAAGCCACAGTGCGAGTGCTTACAGCTAATGGCTGCGAAGTTGTCGTGCCTTCCACTCAAGGCTGTTGCTCAGCGCTCCCGGCTCACCAAGGACAAGAACAGCAAGCTCAGGCGATCGCTCGGCAAATGATCGATAGCTTTGAAGGGACAGATGTCGATTTCATCATCATTAATGCAGCAGGTTGTGGCCACACCTTGAAGGAATACGGCCACATTTTGCAAGATGACCCGCTTTACCGAGAAAAAGCCAAAGCTTTTGCCAGCAAAGTTAGAGATGTCCAAGAGTTTCTCGTCAATGTTGGCTTGACCGCTCCGCTCTCTCCATTACAGGAGCAACCTCTGACCTTGGTGTACCATGATGCTTGCCATCTATTACATGGCCAGAAAATCAGTGTGCCCCCGCGCCAACTTTTGCAACAAATTCCTGGGGTACAGTTGCGCGAACCTATTGATGGAGCTTTATGTTGTGGCAGTGCTGGAGTTTACAACATGCTGCAACCTGAGATTGCCGACGAACTGGGTCAGCAGAAAGCTAGGAATTTGCTCGATACAGGGGCGCAACTGGTTGCTTCCTCCAATCCTGGCTGTAGCTTACAAATCAAGAAGCATATGCCAGATGCAGGCAAGCACTTAGCCATCATGCACCCGATCGAACTGCTCGATTACTCAATTCGAGGGGTTCAGCTTTAA
- the proC gene encoding pyrroline-5-carboxylate reductase has protein sequence MSAKFGLIGGGVMGEALLSRLVAQKIYLPQEVIVSEPQPQRRDFLAQQYGVSVTPENGVAFQATEVVLLAIKPQAFAAVAGHQFNQIGRDRPPLVLSILAGVPLQKLEAAFPECPVVRAMPNTPATVGAGMTAIAPGKLAQPAHLEQARTIFQAVGEVVEVPETLIDAVTGLSGSGPGYVAIAIEALTDGGVAAGLPRAIAAKLALQTVLGTAQLLHESGMHPAELKDRVTSPGGTTIAGIAQLEQAGFRSALIQAVTKACDRAKELGS, from the coding sequence TTGTCTGCAAAATTTGGTTTGATTGGCGGCGGGGTAATGGGGGAGGCTCTGTTATCCCGCCTCGTCGCTCAGAAAATTTATTTACCGCAAGAAGTCATTGTCAGTGAGCCACAACCACAGCGACGTGACTTTCTGGCCCAGCAATATGGTGTTTCTGTCACTCCAGAGAATGGAGTGGCTTTCCAGGCAACCGAGGTTGTCTTGTTGGCAATTAAACCGCAGGCATTCGCAGCCGTTGCGGGTCACCAATTTAATCAAATTGGCCGCGATCGCCCCCCGCTTGTGCTTTCAATTTTGGCGGGAGTGCCACTGCAAAAGTTAGAAGCTGCTTTTCCAGAATGCCCCGTGGTGCGAGCCATGCCCAACACACCTGCAACGGTAGGGGCGGGGATGACTGCGATCGCCCCCGGAAAATTAGCGCAGCCTGCTCACCTAGAACAAGCCCGAACCATTTTTCAGGCCGTGGGTGAAGTGGTAGAGGTGCCAGAAACCTTGATCGATGCCGTGACTGGGTTGTCAGGCTCTGGCCCCGGTTATGTGGCGATCGCAATCGAAGCCCTGACGGATGGTGGGGTAGCGGCAGGGTTGCCACGGGCGATCGCAGCAAAGTTGGCTTTGCAAACAGTTTTAGGTACCGCTCAACTGCTGCACGAGTCGGGGATGCATCCCGCAGAGCTAAAGGATCGGGTGACTAGCCCTGGGGGAACAACAATCGCCGGAATTGCCCAACTGGAGCAAGCAGGATTTCGCTCAGCCCTGATTCAAGCCGTGACCAAAGCCTGCGATCGCGCCAAAGAACTGGGCAGTTAA
- a CDS encoding cell division protein SepF produces the protein MDGEEYQNLYREENPQAAPEEDARNRRRIRERVSMATETGIGSTMNNVIGMPGAINGLSEVMVMEPRSFEEMPQAIQALRERKSVVLNLTIMDPDQAQRAVDFVAGGTYAIDGHQERIGESIFLFTPNCVQVTTQAGGAQEAPQPQARPSRPAAPTPAWTAEQARMA, from the coding sequence ATGGATGGGGAAGAATATCAAAATCTCTATCGAGAAGAGAATCCCCAGGCCGCTCCGGAAGAAGATGCCCGGAATCGTCGTCGCATCCGTGAGCGCGTATCAATGGCCACCGAAACAGGAATTGGTTCAACCATGAATAACGTAATTGGCATGCCGGGAGCCATCAATGGCCTCTCAGAAGTGATGGTAATGGAACCCCGTTCTTTTGAGGAAATGCCTCAAGCCATTCAGGCATTACGGGAACGCAAGTCAGTGGTTTTGAACCTGACGATCATGGACCCTGACCAGGCTCAGCGCGCAGTAGATTTCGTGGCTGGCGGTACTTACGCCATTGATGGCCATCAAGAGCGGATTGGCGAAAGCATTTTCCTCTTTACTCCCAACTGTGTACAAGTCACTACCCAAGCAGGTGGGGCTCAAGAAGCACCTCAGCCTCAGGCTCGTCCTAGCCGTCCTGCTGCCCCTACGCCAGCTTGGACTGCTGAGCAAGCCCGCATGGCCTAA